A window of the Eleutherodactylus coqui strain aEleCoq1 chromosome 8, aEleCoq1.hap1, whole genome shotgun sequence genome harbors these coding sequences:
- the BCKDK gene encoding branched-chain alpha-ketoacid dehydrogenase kinase, with protein MLRKSMVELVARGALNPPLRLSSILLRSHSTSATDHNHVEQARERSKTVTSFYNQSAIDKAAEKLSVRLTPTTMLYSGRSQDGSHVLKSARYLHKELPVRIAHRIKGFRSLPFIIGCNPTILHVHELYIRAFQKLSEFPPITDHEMESQYCILLRQLLDDHKDVVTQLAEGLRETRKHIQDEKLIRFFLDKTLTSRLGIRMLATHHLSLHEDRADFVGIICTRLSPRTIIEKWVDFARRLCEHKYGNAPRVRINGHVAARFPFIPMPLDYILPELLKNSMRATMESHIDTPYNVPDISITIANNDIDLIIRISDRGGGIPHDHLERVMDYHFTTAETSTQDPRINPIFGNMVDMVNSGQSGPMHGFGFGLPTSRAYAEYLGGSLCIQSLQGIGTDVYLRIRHIDGKEESFRI; from the exons ATGCTGCGAAAGAGCATGGTTGAGCTGGTAGCTCGCGGAGCGCTGAACCCCCCGCTGCGTCTGTCCTCCATACTACTGAGATCTCATTCCACCTCCGCCACGGATCACAACCATGTGGAGCAGGCCAGAGAGCGATCCAAGACCGTCACCTCCTTCTACAACCAATCCGCCATCGACAAGGCAGCAGAGAAG CTCTCGGTGCGCCTCACCCCCACAACCATGCTGTACTCAGGACGATCTCAGGATGGCAGTCACGTTCTG AAAAGTGCAAGATATCTCCACAAGGAGCTCCCAGTCCGCATTGCTCATCGGATTAAAGGTTTCCGCAGCCTCCCCTTCATCATTGGCTGTAACCCAACCATACTGCATGTG CATGAGCTTTATATCCGTGCCTTTCAGAAGCTGAGCGAGTTCCCTCCG ATCACAGACCACGAGATggagagccagtactgcatactTCTGCGACAGCTGCTCGATGACCACAAGGATGTGGTGACTCAGTTGGCCGAAGGTCTGCGAGAGACCCGGAAGCATATACAG GATGAGAAACTGATCCGATTTTTCCTGGATAAAACATTGACGTCACGACTTGGTATACGAATGTTGGCCACCCACCACCTGTCTCTGCACGAGGATCGG GCAGATTTTGTTGGCATAATCTGCACCCGTCTGTCACCCAGGACTATAATTGAGAAGTGGGTGGATTTTGCGCG GCGCCTCTGTGAACACAAGTATGGAAATGCACCGCGGGTGCGAATAAACGGCCATGTCGCTGCCCGCTTCCCATTTATCCCAATGCCCCTGGATTATATCCTCCCAGAATTGCTTAAGAACTCTATGCG GGCCACTATGGAGAGTCACATCGATACACCCTACAATGTACCGGACATATCCATCACCATTGCCAACAATGACATCGACTTGATAATCCG GATCTCCGACCGAGGTGGGGGCATTCCTCATGACCATCTGGAGAGAGTTATGGATTACCACTTCACCACTGCAGAGACCAGCACCCAGGATCCTAGAATCAACCCTATATTTGGAAATATGGTTGACATGGTGAACAGCGGCCAATCTGGACCCATGCATGG GTTTGGGTTTGGTCTTCCCACCTCTCGTGCATATGCAGAGTACCTGGGCGGCTCTCTCTGCATTCAATCTCTTCAGGGCATTGGTACAGATGTGTACCTCCGTATCAGACACATCGATGGGAAGGAGGAGAGCTTCCGTATATAG